The Solibacillus sp. FSL W7-1436 genome window below encodes:
- the rocF gene encoding arginase, with product MMNQKISIVGVPCDYGQQRRGVDMGPSAIRYAGVQQRLANLGYEVEDEGNIQVIEGDAAVSKDEKLLNLEEVIKVNTALAEKVYNVVKKDYIPLVLGGDHSIAIGTLAGLSMKYKNLGVIWFDAHADLNTPETTPSGNIHGMPLATSIGLGHERLTSILHADPKIKAENIVIIGGRSIDEGERELIKARGIKIYTMHEIDRLGMTYVMEETLKYFKQLQIDGLHLSLDLDALDPLYTPGVGTPVAGGITYRESHLAMEMIQESGLMTSAEFVEVNPILDERNKTAELAVALIGSLFGETLV from the coding sequence ATGATGAATCAGAAAATTTCAATCGTAGGGGTACCATGTGACTATGGACAACAACGCCGTGGGGTAGATATGGGCCCGAGTGCCATCCGATATGCAGGTGTGCAGCAGCGTTTGGCCAATCTTGGCTATGAAGTGGAAGATGAAGGAAATATTCAAGTTATTGAAGGGGATGCAGCTGTATCAAAAGATGAAAAGCTGCTTAATCTTGAAGAAGTAATTAAGGTCAATACAGCACTTGCCGAAAAAGTGTATAACGTTGTAAAAAAGGATTACATACCGCTTGTTTTAGGGGGCGATCACAGTATTGCAATTGGTACATTGGCGGGCTTATCGATGAAATATAAAAATCTGGGTGTCATCTGGTTTGATGCCCATGCAGATTTAAATACACCGGAAACAACGCCGTCAGGAAATATTCATGGAATGCCATTAGCAACAAGTATCGGGCTAGGACATGAAAGGCTGACGTCAATTTTACATGCAGATCCTAAAATCAAAGCCGAAAACATAGTTATAATTGGCGGACGTTCCATCGATGAAGGGGAACGGGAGCTAATTAAAGCGCGGGGGATTAAAATATACACAATGCACGAAATCGATCGCCTTGGAATGACATATGTAATGGAAGAAACTCTAAAATATTTTAAGCAGCTGCAAATAGACGGGCTTCATTTATCACTTGATTTGGACGCGTTAGATCCTCTATATACTCCTGGTGTAGGGACACCTGTAGCAGGTGGAATCACTTATCGGGAAAGTCATTTGGCGATGGAAATGATTCAGGAATCCGGACTGATGACATCGGCGGAGTTTGTAGAAGTAAATCCTATATTGGATGAGCGAAATAAAACAGCAGAGCTGGCAGTTGCATTAATCGGCTCTTTATTTGGCGAAACTTTAGTATGA